One part of the Hippoglossus hippoglossus isolate fHipHip1 chromosome 11, fHipHip1.pri, whole genome shotgun sequence genome encodes these proteins:
- the LOC117770662 gene encoding uncharacterized protein LOC117770662: MVDLAEQAHQFVLLTGSKQLQASLNKDFFPRSNPGPNQHTKMARIVLGIVAVIASFMLVDSLTCNKCSLSLLGYCISSSTETCADNTTTCFTAKACKSPRNFQMLTPFPFKHHTAAQASFTSVLPKHCDAQTHRSASTPQCSQLPNQYHMSFPKLPDFAGFSSQGCGVSSIGCNATGNDTLLTFSYNIKSECCSGDKCNPINLTSDAPATKLTFTAAIGAALLASVWGSMQ; the protein is encoded by the exons ATGGTAGACCTCGCCGAGCAGGCTCATCAGTTTGTACTCCTCACAGGATCCAAGCAGCTACAAGCTTCTCTGAACAAGGATTTCTTTCCCCGCTCAAACCCAGGACCAAACCAACACACCAAGATGGCCAGGATCGTACTTGGAATCGTTGCAGTAATTGCATCTTTCATGCTGG tggacTCGCTCACGTGCAACAAATGCAGCTTGAGTCTTTTGGGCTACTGCATCAGCTCTAGCACTGAGACCTGCGCAGACAACACCACCACATGCTTCACTGCAAAAGCTTGTAAGTCACCTCGGAATTTCCAAATGCTCACACCCTTTCCcttcaaacatcacacagcagcacaggcgTCATTCACCTCAGTCCTTCCCAAACACTGTGATGCCCAGACACACAGATCAGCAAGCACACCCCAGTGCTCCCAGCTGCCAAACCAGTATCACATGT CTTTCCCCAAACTGCCCGACTTTGCAGGCTTCAGTTCCCAGGGTTGCGGGGTCAGCAGCATTGGTTGCAACGCGACCGGGAACGATACCCTGCTGACCTTTTCGTACAATATCAAATCCGAATGTTGCAGCGGAGACAAATGCAACCCCATCAACCTGACCAGCGACGCCCCGGCCACCAAGCTGACCTTCACCGCCGCCATTGGGGCAGCTCTCCTGGCCTCCGTGTGGGGAAGCATGCAGTAA
- the LOC117770103 gene encoding lymphocyte antigen 6 complex locus protein G6d-like encodes MRKLLLVCAVFMAMFVTGESLTCETCRVGVAGKCMFGSTETCSDSEPNCYCGNLAFNVSSLMTLQTRGCLASSLCNQTEVGALLTVGYTVTKRCCSTDLCNGASSVQLPLTAALAAALMVVWSNCCL; translated from the exons ATGAGGAAGCTGCTTCTGGTCTGCGCGGTATTTATGGCGATGTTTGTGACAG GTGAGTCCCTGACCTGTGAAACCTGCAGAGTGGGGGTCGCAGGTAAATGTATGTTCGGCTCCACGGAAACCTGCAGTGACTCTGAGCCCAACTGCTACTGCGGAAACCTGG CCTTCAACGTCAGCAGTCTGATGACGCTGCAGACTCGAGGCTGCCTGGCCTCGTCCCTCTGCAACCAGACTGAAGTGGGAGCTCTCCTGACCGTCGGATACACTGTCACCAAGAGATGCTGCAGCACCGACCTCTGTAACGGAGCCTCGTCCGTCCAGCTCCCTCTCACTGCGGCTTTGGCCGCCGCCCTAATGGTTGTTTGGAGCAACTGCTgcctttaa
- the LOC117770102 gene encoding sperm acrosome membrane-associated protein 4-like, with translation MNTFWKAVTFLSAVIAVAQGFNCRQCPLGVIGLCLFGSDVTCNNATESCYRGEAQFNATGSLTLQTRGCLDSDLCGKTLTGIVLGAGYTSSFKCCTTSLCNGASSVQLSLTVALCGVLLSSLWGTWDF, from the exons ATGAACACCTTTTGGAAAGCTGTGACCTTCCTGAGTGCCGTCATCGCAGTGG CACAGGGGTTTAACTGCCGTCAGTGTCCTCTAGGTGTGATCGGGTTATGCCTGTTTGGCAGCGACGTCACATGTAATAATGCGACTGAGAGCTGTTATCGTGGAGAAGCAC AGTTCAATGCTACCGGGTCGCTCACCCTGCAGACCCGCGGCTGCCTGGACTCAGACCTGTGTGGGAAGACGCTGACCGGCATCGTCCTCGGTGCTGGTTACACCAGCAGTTTCAAGTGCTGTACCACAAGTCTGTGTAATGGAGCCTCCTCTGTCCAGCTCTCTCTGACCGTGGCCCTGTGTGGcgtcctcctgtcctctctctgggGCACCTGGGACTTCTAG